The Parabacteroides sp. AD58 genome includes a window with the following:
- a CDS encoding DUF4136 domain-containing protein — translation MKKNILYLLFAGIALSSCEKDPDLNQLDSDFTVYTQYDDQADFASAKTYYLPDSILTAGGGLKTAYVSNENTDKLVAEVETEMNSRGYTRTDNKADADLGVQMTYIKNNVNMVGFVGGFWDGWWDPFYWGSFWTGGWYYPYPVSYSYQTGNIVLEMVDLREAESDSNRLPVIWLASSEGLTYGNSHTDVMLIQRAIQQSFEQSSYINRK, via the coding sequence ATGAAAAAGAACATACTTTACCTGCTTTTTGCAGGAATCGCTTTGAGCAGCTGTGAGAAAGACCCTGATCTCAATCAGCTTGACAGCGATTTTACCGTATATACGCAGTATGACGACCAGGCCGACTTCGCAAGTGCTAAGACATATTATTTGCCTGATAGCATACTGACAGCCGGAGGTGGCTTGAAAACAGCTTATGTCAGCAATGAGAATACAGATAAACTGGTGGCCGAGGTAGAAACGGAAATGAACAGTCGTGGGTACACACGGACCGACAACAAGGCGGATGCCGATCTGGGTGTGCAGATGACTTACATCAAGAATAATGTGAATATGGTTGGTTTTGTCGGCGGTTTCTGGGACGGCTGGTGGGATCCGTTCTACTGGGGTTCGTTCTGGACAGGCGGATGGTATTATCCTTATCCGGTAAGCTATAGTTATCAGACCGGCAATATCGTCCTTGAAATGGTGGATTTACGGGAAGCTGAATCAGACAGTAACCGGCTTCCGGTTATCTGGTTAGCCAGCAGCGAAGGCCTGACATACGGTAATTCGCATACAGATGTAATGCTGATCCAGCGGGCTATCCAGCAGTCGTTTGAGCAATCATCATATATCAATCGTAAATAA
- a CDS encoding outer membrane beta-barrel protein → MKKILTSLCLLCLSLIGIKGQAQSFADDLSFNLDWQLNAPIGKNDYANQFSGWGMNLDAGYEITSKWTAGVFASFHTNHRYVDRATFPLSSTATLTTDQQQSSFQVPFGAFGRYYLYDNGYIRPYVAAKLGAMYEQNTTYLNVSSIYERPWGFYVSPEVGMNINPKRYYRYGFHVALYYSYATNKTNLLNFVEDGRNNIGFRVGICF, encoded by the coding sequence ATGAAAAAGATATTAACAAGTTTATGCCTGTTGTGTTTGTCGTTGATAGGAATCAAAGGACAGGCACAGTCGTTTGCCGATGATCTGAGCTTTAACCTCGACTGGCAATTGAATGCGCCGATTGGCAAGAACGATTATGCGAATCAGTTCAGCGGCTGGGGAATGAACCTGGATGCCGGCTATGAAATTACTTCTAAATGGACGGCCGGTGTGTTTGCCTCGTTCCATACGAATCACCGTTATGTCGATCGGGCTACGTTCCCCTTGTCTTCAACGGCAACGCTGACGACCGATCAGCAGCAATCTTCTTTCCAGGTTCCGTTTGGAGCGTTTGGCCGTTATTATTTATACGACAACGGATATATTCGTCCTTATGTAGCTGCCAAACTGGGTGCCATGTATGAACAGAATACGACATATCTAAATGTATCCAGTATCTACGAACGTCCGTGGGGATTCTATGTTTCACCGGAAGTCGGTATGAACATCAACCCGAAGCGTTATTACCGCTACGGCTTTCATGTGGCTCTTTATTACAGCTATGCTACCAACAAGACCAATCTGCTGAATTTCGTAGAAGACGGACGTAATAACATCGGTTTTCGGGTCGGTATCTGCTTCTGA
- a CDS encoding DUF6261 family protein produces MKQIEVFYTKSLRNNEDYGFHTLVIKALNYLPVVSEGTTDPLKATRENYVSRFEAFDKAYMQNTKLDEVEALSAADAAVDEAYSASRAFINAMRRHPDETKRAVAEEVGRIYDKYGNPVKLGHSEELSVLRNLLQEIQSYINSYLEPIYFTEWRDYLSETTDALEEAMRSRTNAESRKDKGIIQSTREATDEAYRQFTDRVNVVTAYEGGTKYDQFIDYVNALIKQHRANLKARTTRSSKKKDENLTFEPVKQTEENPQE; encoded by the coding sequence ATGAAGCAAATTGAAGTATTTTATACAAAAAGTTTACGTAACAACGAAGATTATGGTTTCCACACATTAGTAATCAAAGCCCTCAACTATTTGCCGGTCGTTTCTGAAGGGACAACAGATCCGTTGAAAGCCACACGAGAAAATTACGTATCGAGATTTGAAGCGTTCGATAAGGCTTATATGCAAAACACCAAGCTGGATGAGGTGGAGGCGCTCAGTGCGGCCGATGCTGCCGTCGACGAGGCGTATTCGGCTTCGCGGGCTTTTATTAACGCCATGCGCCGGCATCCGGATGAAACTAAGCGTGCTGTAGCAGAAGAAGTCGGTCGGATTTACGACAAGTATGGCAACCCGGTAAAGTTAGGACATTCCGAAGAACTGAGCGTCTTGCGCAACCTGCTACAAGAAATTCAGAGTTACATCAACAGTTATCTGGAACCAATTTATTTTACAGAATGGAGGGATTATCTTTCTGAAACGACGGATGCTCTGGAGGAAGCGATGAGAAGCCGTACCAATGCAGAGAGCCGGAAAGACAAAGGGATTATCCAGTCAACCCGAGAAGCCACAGACGAAGCGTATCGTCAGTTTACTGACCGCGTCAATGTCGTAACGGCCTACGAAGGAGGTACCAAGTACGACCAGTTCATTGACTATGTGAATGCCCTTATCAAGCAACACCGGGCAAATCTGAAGGCCCGTACGACCCGAAGCAGCAAGAAAAAAGACGAGAACCTGACGTTCGAGCCGGTTAAACAGACTGAAGAAAATCCTCAGGAATAA
- a CDS encoding T9SS type A sorting domain-containing protein, translating to MKKYLPFQAILIAIVQWVSNSPISAQSEWFSPQQWESLIQDPQKNPIIRDTVLYQSFDSDNPLSINYSVSGQYDFFYPQEEGIQGASDSRAIRLYPGSTLTIDTLIYPALKMAEIHIPFAFQHVNKEEDIYFTTYFYSGATESDARPYTVMSNDCSRYFRQVYAGRQCFYRGRRADPYQLQIEVTKPASASNGYYCIDSLFLVGNIEQYSLLQQSGTWHDHALWSHDYPSLRRVALIDADVQINQAAECLHLINNQKGIQIQPEGSLQTQQMTTFHTFDEKGKWYFVSFPHDVYPEGIDSRFQLGDASTMTTEPVNNILYILTYDGKRRADNNQTSGNWKVISTDEVVPGEVLLQRGKGYLIAIDETAAYQTLTFSSPEHQQIRLTDNASVGIEAQLLQSGSEAHNGWILCGNPYPSALSLQEILPNPALDGNIYIYNGTDYDSYPIGSNYKIPAGSAFFIKANHDTNLAFQKKDDDASSTVLRQITLPYQGKEPENRLLTQTAKAAQHFHYAIINGKIRITTTSPGELTLYNALGIKIKHCHLTKGEREYALPQQPGIYFLHLISGSQTECIKIRK from the coding sequence ATGAAAAAGTATCTTCCTTTTCAGGCTATTTTAATAGCTATCGTGCAATGGGTTTCCAACAGCCCGATCAGTGCACAATCTGAGTGGTTTTCTCCGCAGCAATGGGAATCTTTGATTCAAGATCCACAGAAAAATCCGATTATCAGGGATACTGTATTATATCAGAGCTTTGATTCAGACAATCCGCTTTCCATCAATTATTCGGTTTCCGGCCAGTATGACTTCTTTTATCCACAAGAAGAAGGCATACAGGGAGCATCCGACAGTCGGGCTATCCGGCTTTACCCCGGAAGTACATTGACGATTGATACCTTGATCTATCCGGCATTGAAAATGGCAGAAATACATATTCCTTTTGCTTTCCAGCATGTCAACAAAGAGGAAGATATCTATTTTACAACTTACTTCTATTCAGGGGCTACAGAATCTGATGCGCGCCCATATACTGTGATGAGCAACGACTGTTCCCGGTATTTCAGACAAGTCTATGCTGGCAGACAATGCTTCTATAGGGGCAGAAGAGCAGATCCCTACCAGCTTCAAATCGAAGTTACGAAACCGGCTTCGGCAAGTAATGGCTATTATTGCATAGACAGTTTATTCCTGGTAGGAAATATTGAACAGTATTCTTTATTACAGCAATCAGGAACCTGGCATGATCATGCCTTATGGTCGCATGATTATCCCAGCCTCCGTCGAGTGGCATTAATCGATGCGGATGTCCAGATCAACCAGGCGGCCGAATGTCTTCATTTAATCAATAACCAGAAAGGAATACAGATACAGCCAGAAGGGAGCTTACAAACTCAACAAATGACCACCTTTCATACTTTCGACGAAAAAGGAAAATGGTATTTTGTTTCTTTCCCGCATGATGTATATCCAGAAGGAATTGACTCTCGCTTTCAGTTGGGTGATGCCTCCACCATGACAACCGAACCCGTCAACAATATACTTTATATCCTGACATACGACGGAAAAAGAAGAGCGGATAACAATCAGACAAGTGGAAACTGGAAAGTCATTTCTACCGATGAAGTTGTACCCGGAGAAGTTCTTCTGCAAAGAGGGAAAGGTTACCTGATTGCTATCGATGAGACCGCAGCATATCAGACCTTAACCTTTTCGTCCCCCGAACATCAGCAGATCCGTCTTACAGACAACGCTTCTGTCGGAATAGAGGCACAGCTTCTACAAAGTGGGAGTGAAGCTCACAACGGATGGATTTTATGCGGGAATCCGTATCCTTCAGCCTTATCGCTCCAGGAAATTCTGCCCAATCCGGCCTTAGACGGGAATATTTATATTTATAACGGGACAGATTATGATAGCTATCCTATTGGTAGCAATTATAAGATTCCTGCAGGCAGTGCCTTTTTTATCAAAGCCAACCATGACACCAACTTGGCTTTCCAAAAGAAGGATGATGATGCCTCATCAACAGTGTTAAGGCAGATAACTCTTCCTTATCAAGGCAAAGAGCCGGAGAATCGGCTCCTTACACAAACGGCTAAAGCAGCTCAGCATTTTCACTATGCAATCATAAATGGAAAGATCCGTATCACAACAACTTCTCCGGGAGAATTAACACTATATAATGCCCTTGGGATAAAAATAAAACATTGTCATTTGACAAAAGGAGAGAGGGAATATGCTTTACCTCAACAGCCAGGAATCTATTTTCTGCATCTTATATCCGGCTCACAAACCGAATGTATTAAAATCAGAAAGTAA
- the hflX gene encoding GTPase HflX — protein MKEFIISEAQSEKAVLVGLITPQQNEQKVMEYLDELAFLADTAGVEAVKCFYQKLDGPNSVTFVGTGKLQEIKEYVVENEIGLVIFDDELSAKQLRNIEKELQVKILDRTNLILDIFARRAQTAHAKTQVELAQYRYMLPRLTRLWTHLERQRGGVGMRGPGETQLETDKRLILDKISRLKKELVDIDKQKSVQRKNRGKMVRVALVGYTNVGKSTLMNLLSKSDVFAENKLFATLDTTVRKVIIENLPFLLSDTVGFIRKLPTELVESFKSTLDEVREADLLVHVVDISHPTFEEQIEVVNKTLAEIDDREKPMIMVFNKVDAFTFVPKDEDDLTPRKRENIDLDELKRTWMAKMQDNCIFISAKEKTNIEELKALLYERVKQIHVTRFPYNDFLFQQYEEE, from the coding sequence ATGAAAGAATTTATCATTAGCGAAGCACAATCAGAAAAAGCTGTTCTGGTGGGATTGATTACACCACAGCAGAACGAACAGAAGGTGATGGAATACCTGGACGAACTGGCATTCCTGGCCGATACTGCCGGTGTTGAAGCCGTCAAATGTTTTTATCAGAAGCTGGACGGACCCAACTCTGTTACTTTTGTCGGTACCGGAAAATTACAGGAAATCAAAGAGTATGTGGTAGAAAATGAAATCGGTCTGGTCATATTCGATGATGAACTTTCTGCTAAGCAACTCCGAAATATTGAAAAGGAACTGCAGGTGAAGATATTGGATCGTACCAACCTGATTTTGGATATCTTTGCCCGTCGTGCTCAGACGGCCCATGCCAAGACACAGGTTGAACTGGCACAATACCGATATATGTTACCGCGACTTACCCGTTTGTGGACCCACTTGGAACGCCAGCGTGGTGGTGTAGGTATGCGTGGCCCGGGTGAAACCCAGCTGGAAACCGATAAGCGTTTGATTTTAGATAAAATATCCCGGTTGAAGAAAGAACTGGTGGATATCGACAAGCAGAAGAGTGTTCAGCGGAAGAATCGTGGGAAGATGGTGCGCGTCGCGTTGGTGGGCTATACGAACGTAGGAAAATCAACTTTGATGAACCTGTTGAGCAAGAGTGATGTCTTTGCCGAGAATAAGCTTTTTGCGACATTGGATACAACCGTCAGGAAAGTCATCATTGAGAATCTTCCGTTTTTGCTTTCTGATACTGTCGGATTTATCCGTAAATTACCGACTGAGCTGGTAGAATCGTTTAAATCGACCTTGGATGAGGTTCGGGAAGCCGATTTGTTGGTACATGTGGTAGATATCTCACACCCGACATTCGAAGAGCAGATAGAAGTAGTCAACAAGACACTGGCTGAAATAGATGACCGGGAAAAGCCGATGATCATGGTCTTTAATAAAGTGGATGCGTTTACATTTGTTCCGAAAGATGAAGATGATCTGACTCCGAGGAAACGGGAAAATATAGACCTGGATGAGTTGAAACGTACCTGGATGGCAAAGATGCAGGATAACTGTATTTTTATTTCGGCCAAGGAAAAGACAAATATCGAGGAATTGAAAGCCTTGTTGTATGAGCGGGTAAAACAAATACATGTAACCCGTTTCCCGTATAATGACTTCCTTTTCCAACAGTACGAGGAAGAATAA
- a CDS encoding DUF4254 domain-containing protein: MSFSESSYRIFEQGTEAYHVTDSVNATVHNPYPVNSFEFYLYLKHWVDAVQWHLMDIIHQPDQDAAEMMEVVRRIEKMNQERVDLVELIDSLLQDRYKGVKPLPQATINTESPAWAIDRLSILELKIYHTRKETERTDVSDVYLARFRKKLEVLEEQRKDLSTAIDQLLTEIRQGRKLMKVYKQMKLYRP; the protein is encoded by the coding sequence ATGAGTTTTAGTGAATCATCCTATCGTATTTTTGAACAAGGCACTGAGGCCTATCATGTGACAGACAGCGTGAATGCCACAGTGCATAATCCTTATCCTGTCAATAGCTTCGAATTTTACCTGTATCTGAAACATTGGGTGGATGCTGTTCAATGGCATTTGATGGACATCATCCATCAACCGGATCAGGATGCAGCCGAAATGATGGAAGTTGTCAGGCGAATCGAGAAGATGAATCAGGAACGGGTCGATCTGGTGGAACTGATAGACAGCTTGCTACAAGACCGGTACAAAGGAGTGAAGCCTTTGCCTCAGGCGACCATAAATACGGAGAGTCCGGCATGGGCTATCGACCGTTTGTCTATCTTAGAGTTGAAGATCTATCATACCCGTAAGGAAACAGAACGAACGGATGTATCAGACGTATATCTTGCCCGCTTTCGGAAGAAGCTGGAAGTCTTGGAAGAGCAGCGTAAGGATTTATCAACTGCTATCGATCAGTTATTGACGGAGATTCGCCAAGGTCGGAAACTTATGAAAGTGTATAAACAAATGAAGTTATATCGTCCCTGA
- a CDS encoding porin family protein, protein MKKSWMIGVMLCGALAAQAQWRFTPEAGFNVTKYANSPAKVGYKVGAAVRYDFGETGFSLQSGLYYVQRGEGTIRSGYLSGTAKDNEGKEVNVDSYLLKDGTIYSMYSYYNPNSGYYEYVSTEKPVGDILYKTASFYASKAYRGYLQLPIMARYNWKLNDKIGFHMSLGPYLAVGVNGKNKSIVSMIDLQDEYIGSKNVFENNVYDYGYYRFDWGVAAETGVEINHFSAKFSYDLGLGKESKYDEIGCKYHTASFTIGYSF, encoded by the coding sequence ATGAAAAAGAGTTGGATGATTGGAGTGATGCTATGTGGCGCTTTAGCTGCCCAGGCACAGTGGAGATTTACCCCGGAAGCGGGCTTTAACGTAACGAAATATGCAAACTCTCCGGCCAAGGTAGGATATAAAGTCGGCGCTGCCGTGCGTTACGATTTCGGAGAAACCGGTTTTTCCTTGCAAAGCGGGTTGTATTATGTCCAAAGAGGAGAAGGAACCATTCGTTCAGGATATTTAAGTGGAACAGCCAAGGACAATGAAGGAAAAGAAGTCAATGTCGATTCATATCTTTTAAAAGACGGAACCATTTATTCGATGTATAGCTACTATAATCCGAATAGTGGATATTATGAATACGTCAGCACTGAAAAGCCAGTAGGCGATATCTTATATAAAACCGCCTCTTTTTATGCGTCAAAAGCTTACAGAGGTTATCTTCAACTACCCATTATGGCCCGTTATAACTGGAAATTAAATGATAAGATAGGTTTCCATATGTCCTTGGGGCCCTATTTGGCCGTTGGTGTGAATGGCAAAAACAAATCAATCGTAAGCATGATTGATCTACAAGATGAATATATTGGATCAAAGAATGTGTTTGAAAATAATGTATATGATTATGGTTATTATCGTTTTGACTGGGGAGTAGCAGCCGAAACAGGCGTTGAAATCAATCATTTTTCAGCCAAGTTCAGTTATGATCTGGGATTGGGCAAGGAGTCAAAATATGATGAGATTGGCTGCAAATACCATACAGCCAGTTTTACGATAGGATATTCTTTTTAA